In one window of Osmia lignaria lignaria isolate PbOS001 chromosome 11, iyOsmLign1, whole genome shotgun sequence DNA:
- the LOC117603812 gene encoding uncharacterized protein LOC117603812, translating to MSNLPHDSTITIENRSYRSYETRNELTEPGPVDGSSTSGELARKLLTTLPWKFKSLQSVPIIVDSEKPADLIELLGNILEITDYATNMASFWFLNMLALQLLYRHKDLDEHHLGVLISWLIGEITLLRERHHSREEFFKEMREIFMAAAEEVSNQDRLLYWDEIMYESDAEEETEEEEEYTKHLQKGQFNESRRNVGKSEQTLKSQFSSLLQETPKHSSNIDPLFALEKVIESTYNMYANELRYSLVYAVFVEPIEVQTYNLPFVFRPPRPVKFTDKTMSFNMQLRESVKKIKAIEKARMTTGKRKGKANDKVPVTPPPSLSDEKILTTKRLFILPLIDANEALKVFEPQ from the exons ATGTCGAATTTACCGCATGATTCAACGATCACCATCGAGAATAGAAGCTATCGATCGTACGAAACTCGAAACGAG CTAACCGAACCGGGTCCCGTCGATGGATCCAGCACTTCCGGTGAGTTGGCCAGAAAACTTTTGACAACCCTTCCATGGAAATTCAAGAGTTTACAGAGCGTGCCGATCATCGTCGACAGCGAGAAACCTGCGGATCTCATAGA ATTATTGGGAAACATTCTCGAGATCACCGATTATGCGACGAACATGGCATCCTTTTGGTTTCTGAACATGTTAGCCCTTCAGCTCCTCTATCGCCACAAGGATCTCGACGAACATCACTTGGGCGTGTTGATCAGCTGGTTAATTGGAGAAATTACCTTGCTTCGAG AGAGGCACCATTCTcgagaagaattttttaaagaaatgagAGAGATCTTTATGGCGGCAGCTGAGGAAGTATCAAATCAGGACAGACTGTTGTACTGGGACGAAATTATGTATGAAAGTGACGCAGAAGAAGAAaccgaagaagaggaggaatacACAAAACA TTTGCAGAAAGGACAATTCAACGAATCACGAAGAAATGTGGGTAAGTCGGAACAGACGCTTAAAAGTCAATTTTCATCATTGTTACAAGAAACTCCCAAACATTCGAGTAACATTGATCCACTCTTCGCGCTGGAGAAAGTAATCGAGTCTACATACAACAT GTATGCCAACGAGTTACGATACAGCCTTGTGTACGCAGTTTTCGTTGAACCGATAGAGGTGCAGACTTATAATCTACCATTCGTTTTTCGGCCACCACGTCCGGTGAAGTTTACAGATAAAACGATGTCTTTTAATATGCAACTTCGTGAAAGTGTTAAAAAGATTAAAGCAATCGAAAAAGCTAGGATGACTACAG GTAAAAGGAAAGGTAAAGCAAATGATAAGGTACCTGTAACTCCTCCACCGTCTTTAAGCGACGAGAAAATATTAACAACGAAGCGGTTATTTATTTTACCGCTGATAGATGCAAACGAAGCGTTGAAGGTCTTTGAACCACAGTGA
- the LOC117603819 gene encoding RCC1 domain-containing protein 1 isoform X1, protein MSLYYAGFNTSMLFYKDENVIFAVDSFTKISFPEITDFQIAWGYFLIWKGKELYIVRKAEENHTDTNMQLIQIPETAVNSCKQVAIGKDSIIILSDDNKIWQYKIYENSWKKVINFISAGSDSENEYPVKILQGGCTVVLTNLGRAFNVPTLVEMPKRVQFIDVACGFDHTILCAQNGDIYSMGMGTRGQLGHGDLEDCDNPKLIEALAGIRVVQISAAGSHSAVVTEQGDLYTWGWNTNGELGLPNQESKVVAVPTLVDFTDDQNKNAEAFVKKVECGNNFTICMMDDGTLWGSGSNKYGQLGEPRDVLPDTPKFVKLKVSLNSERITDFKCREWGTMLITE, encoded by the exons atGTCACTTTATTACGCTGGTTTCAATACCAGCATGCTTTTCTATAAggatgaaaatgtaatttttgcAGTAGATTCATTTAccaaaatttcatttcctgaAATTACTGATTTTCAAATAGCTTGGGGTTATTTTCTGATTTGGAAAGGAAAAGAATTATATATTGTTAGGAAAGCGGAGGAAAATCATACAGATacaaatatgcaattaataCAAATTCCAGAAACAGCAGTGAATAG TTGTAAACAAGTTGCAATTGGTAAAGACAGTATAATAATCTTATCAGACGACAATAAGATATGGCAATATAAGATCTATGAAAACTCTTGGAAAAAagtaatcaattttatttctgctGGCAGTGACTCAGAAAATGAGTATCCTGTTAAAATATTGCAAGGGGGATGTACTGTGGTTTTAACTAATCTAG GTAGAGCCTTCAATGTTCCTACCCTAGTTGAAATGCCAAAGAGGGTTCAATTCATAGATGTTGCATGTGGATTTGATCACACCATTCTATGTGCCCAAAATGGTGATATTTATTCAATGGGAATGGGAAC ACGCGGTCAACTAGGACACGGTGATCTAGAAGACTGCGATAATCCTAAACTCATTGAAGCTTTAGCTGGTATCAGAGTAGTACAAATTTCAGCTGCTGGCTCGCATAGTGCCGTTGTAACAGAACAG GGTGACCTTTACACCTGGGGATGGAACACTAACGGAGAATTGGGATTACCTAATCAGGAGAGCAAAGTAGTAGCTGTACCCACGTTGGTAGATTTCACGGACGATCAAAATAAAAACGCAGAGGCTTTTGTTAAGAAAGTGGAATGCGGAAATAACTTCACTATTTGCATGATGG ATGATGGCACACTTTGGGGTAGCGGATCCAACAAATACGGACAGTTAGGAGAACCCCGTGATGTCCTTCCCGACACTCCTAAATTCGTCAAACTAAAAGTTTCGTTGAATTCCGAAAGAATTACAGACTTCAAGTGTCGTGAATGGGGTACAATGCTGATAACAGAATGA
- the LOC117603819 gene encoding RCC1 domain-containing protein 1 isoform X2, producing MSLYYAGFNTSMLFYKDENVIFAVDSFTKISFPEITDFQIAWGYFLIWKGKELYIVRKAEENHTDTNMQLIQIPETAVNSDSENEYPVKILQGGCTVVLTNLGRAFNVPTLVEMPKRVQFIDVACGFDHTILCAQNGDIYSMGMGTRGQLGHGDLEDCDNPKLIEALAGIRVVQISAAGSHSAVVTEQGDLYTWGWNTNGELGLPNQESKVVAVPTLVDFTDDQNKNAEAFVKKVECGNNFTICMMDDGTLWGSGSNKYGQLGEPRDVLPDTPKFVKLKVSLNSERITDFKCREWGTMLITE from the exons atGTCACTTTATTACGCTGGTTTCAATACCAGCATGCTTTTCTATAAggatgaaaatgtaatttttgcAGTAGATTCATTTAccaaaatttcatttcctgaAATTACTGATTTTCAAATAGCTTGGGGTTATTTTCTGATTTGGAAAGGAAAAGAATTATATATTGTTAGGAAAGCGGAGGAAAATCATACAGATacaaatatgcaattaataCAAATTCCAGAAACAGCAGTGAATAG TGACTCAGAAAATGAGTATCCTGTTAAAATATTGCAAGGGGGATGTACTGTGGTTTTAACTAATCTAG GTAGAGCCTTCAATGTTCCTACCCTAGTTGAAATGCCAAAGAGGGTTCAATTCATAGATGTTGCATGTGGATTTGATCACACCATTCTATGTGCCCAAAATGGTGATATTTATTCAATGGGAATGGGAAC ACGCGGTCAACTAGGACACGGTGATCTAGAAGACTGCGATAATCCTAAACTCATTGAAGCTTTAGCTGGTATCAGAGTAGTACAAATTTCAGCTGCTGGCTCGCATAGTGCCGTTGTAACAGAACAG GGTGACCTTTACACCTGGGGATGGAACACTAACGGAGAATTGGGATTACCTAATCAGGAGAGCAAAGTAGTAGCTGTACCCACGTTGGTAGATTTCACGGACGATCAAAATAAAAACGCAGAGGCTTTTGTTAAGAAAGTGGAATGCGGAAATAACTTCACTATTTGCATGATGG ATGATGGCACACTTTGGGGTAGCGGATCCAACAAATACGGACAGTTAGGAGAACCCCGTGATGTCCTTCCCGACACTCCTAAATTCGTCAAACTAAAAGTTTCGTTGAATTCCGAAAGAATTACAGACTTCAAGTGTCGTGAATGGGGTACAATGCTGATAACAGAATGA
- the LOC117603819 gene encoding uncharacterized protein LOC117603819 isoform X3, whose translation MSLYYAGFNTSMLFYKDENVIFAVDSFTKISFPEITDFQIAWGYFLIWKGKELYIVRKAEENHTDTNMQLIQIPETAVNSCKQVAIGKDSIIILSDDNKIWQYKIYENSWKKVINFISAGSDSENEYPVKILQGGCTVVLTNLGRAFNVPTLVEMPKRVQFIDVACGFDHTILCAQNGDIYSMGMGTRGQLGHGDLEDCDNPKLIEALAGIRVVQISAAGSHSAVVTEQGDLYTWGWNTNGELGLPNQESKVVAVPTLVDFTDDQNKNAEAFVKKVECGNNFTICMMGTYFCDR comes from the exons atGTCACTTTATTACGCTGGTTTCAATACCAGCATGCTTTTCTATAAggatgaaaatgtaatttttgcAGTAGATTCATTTAccaaaatttcatttcctgaAATTACTGATTTTCAAATAGCTTGGGGTTATTTTCTGATTTGGAAAGGAAAAGAATTATATATTGTTAGGAAAGCGGAGGAAAATCATACAGATacaaatatgcaattaataCAAATTCCAGAAACAGCAGTGAATAG TTGTAAACAAGTTGCAATTGGTAAAGACAGTATAATAATCTTATCAGACGACAATAAGATATGGCAATATAAGATCTATGAAAACTCTTGGAAAAAagtaatcaattttatttctgctGGCAGTGACTCAGAAAATGAGTATCCTGTTAAAATATTGCAAGGGGGATGTACTGTGGTTTTAACTAATCTAG GTAGAGCCTTCAATGTTCCTACCCTAGTTGAAATGCCAAAGAGGGTTCAATTCATAGATGTTGCATGTGGATTTGATCACACCATTCTATGTGCCCAAAATGGTGATATTTATTCAATGGGAATGGGAAC ACGCGGTCAACTAGGACACGGTGATCTAGAAGACTGCGATAATCCTAAACTCATTGAAGCTTTAGCTGGTATCAGAGTAGTACAAATTTCAGCTGCTGGCTCGCATAGTGCCGTTGTAACAGAACAG GGTGACCTTTACACCTGGGGATGGAACACTAACGGAGAATTGGGATTACCTAATCAGGAGAGCAAAGTAGTAGCTGTACCCACGTTGGTAGATTTCACGGACGATCAAAATAAAAACGCAGAGGCTTTTGTTAAGAAAGTGGAATGCGGAAATAACTTCACTATTTGCATGATGG GTACATATTTCTGTGATAGATGA
- the LOC117603823 gene encoding ADP-ribosylation factor-like protein 3 yields MGLLSILRKLRSNPDKELRLLLLGLDNAGKTTILRSLASEDITQVTPTQGFNIKSVQSEGFKLNVWDIGGARKIRPYWRNYFENTDVLIYVVDSADVKRLEETGQELSELLLEEKLRGVPLLVYANKQDLGQAVTAAEIAEGLGLHNIKDRDWQIQSCIATEGKGVKEGLEWACKNIKRK; encoded by the exons atg gGTCTCTTATCAATTTTGAGGAAATTACGCTCAAATCCAGATAAAGAATTGCGTCTGTTACTATTGGGTTTAGACAATGCAGGAAAAACGACAATATTAAGATCTTTAGCGAGCGAAGATATTACACAG GTAACGCCTACGCAAGGCTTCAACATAAAAAGCGTGCAGAGCGAAGGCTTCAAATTGAATGTGTGGGACATAGGCGGTGCTCGAAAAATTCGTCCCTACTGGCGAAACTATTTTGAAAATACAGATGTTCTG ATATACGTTGTGGACAGCGCGGACGTAAAGAGACTAGAGGAAACGGGTCAAGAGTTATCGGAACTTTTGTTGGAGGAGAAGCTGCGAGGTGTTCCGCTGTTGGTATATGCGAACAAACAAGATCTTGGACAGGCTGTAACCGCGGCTGAAATCGCAGAAGGACTCGGGTTGCATAATATCAAGGATCGCGATTGGCAAATACAATCTTGTATCGCGACTGAAGGAAAAGGCGTCAAG GAGGGCCTCGAATGGGCATGCAAAAACattaagagaaaataa